The region GAAAGACTATAAGAAAAATATATATGGAAAAGGGGGTTATTTTTACAGAGGCGGTTGAAAAAGATAGCGAATCTGTTTATGAGATGTACTATTCCTATAGGGAAAGAGTTAGATCTATTCCAAATCATAGGATATTGGCAATTAATAGGGGAGAAAAAGAGAAGTTCTTAAGAGTAAAGATAGAAGTTCCAGAAGAAGAAATACTTGATATCATAAGGAATAGTATGATATCAAACAGTAAAGCTATAACTACTATGTATTTAGATGGCGCTATTATAGATGGATACAAAAGATTATTGTCTCCTTCTATAGAGAGGGAAGTAAGGTCAAATCTTACTGAAAGAGCGGAAGAAGAAGCCATAAAAGTATTTGCAGCTAATTTAAAACCACTTTTGATGCAGTCACCTATTAAGGGGAAGGTTGTAATGGGGGTAGACCCAGGTTTTAGGACAGGATGTAAGGTGGCTGTTGTAGATGAAACTGGCAAATACTTAGAGAACACAGTAGTGTATCCTACTGAACCACAAAATCAAGTAGAAAAGACAAAAGAAAAGCTTAGTGAATTAATAAATAAATATGATGTAGATGTTCTAACAATAGGAAATGGAACAGCGTCTAGAGAGACTGAGGTAGTGGTTGCAGAAACCATTAGGGAGCTAGACAGAGAAGTATCTTATGTGATAGTAAGTGAAGCAGGAGCAAGTGTATATTCTGCTTCAAAGGTAGCAAATGAAGAATTTCCAGAGTTGGATGTTTCCATTAGAGGAGCCATTTCTATAGCTAGAAGGCTACAAGATCCAATGGCTGAACTTGTAAAGATTGAGCCTAAACACATAGGTGTTGGGCAATATCAGCATGATTTAAATCAAACTAAGTTGGATGTTGCATTAAAAGGGGTTGTAGAAGACTGTGTAAATACAGTGGGGGTAGATTTAAACACTGCTAGCGTTTCACTACTTAACTATGTTTCTGGTATATCTAATAGGGTTGCAAAGAACATAGTTGAGTATCGAGAGGAAGTAGGAAAGTTTAAAAACAGGAAACAATTGTTGAAAGTCAAAGGATTAGGAGATAAGACATTTGTTCAATGTGCAGGGTTTTTGAGAATACCTGATGGAGAAAATCCATTAGATAATACGGGAGTTCATCCAGAGTCTTATGAAATAGCTGAAGCTATTTTAGAAAGATCAGCATTGGATGATGCATTTGCAAAAACGCTAGCAGAAGAGTTGAATGTTGGACTTCCTACCCTTAAGGACATAATAAAAGAGCTTAAAAAACCGGGAAGAGATCCAAGGGAAGATATGCCTAAGCCTATATTTAGAGTTGATGTTCTAAATATGGAGGATTTAAAACCAGATATGATTCTTACGGGTACTGTAAGGAATGTAGTTGACTTTGGAGCATTTGTAGATATAGGAGTAAAACAAGATGGATTAGTTCATATCTCTAAGCTTAGTGATAATTATGTAAAACACCCTATGGAAGTAGTAAAAGTTGGAGACATAGTAAAAGTTAAAGTATTGGATGTAGATGTTTCAAAGGGTAAAATATCTCTAAGCATGAAAGATGTTTAACCACTAGGAGGTGGTAATATGAGCGATA is a window of Anaerosalibacter sp. Marseille-P3206 DNA encoding:
- a CDS encoding Tex family protein, whose translation is MDIINILVNEFKLKRFQVENTIKLIDDGNTIPFIARYRKEQTGELNDVILRELDERLSYLRNLETRQEEVIRLIDEQGKLTSELKSEILSSETLQRVEDLYRPFKQKRRTRATMAKEKGLEPLAELILSNSCLKGTLDEIALPFIDEEKGVNTTEEAFNGAMDIIAEIVSDNAEFRKTIRKIYMEKGVIFTEAVEKDSESVYEMYYSYRERVRSIPNHRILAINRGEKEKFLRVKIEVPEEEILDIIRNSMISNSKAITTMYLDGAIIDGYKRLLSPSIEREVRSNLTERAEEEAIKVFAANLKPLLMQSPIKGKVVMGVDPGFRTGCKVAVVDETGKYLENTVVYPTEPQNQVEKTKEKLSELINKYDVDVLTIGNGTASRETEVVVAETIRELDREVSYVIVSEAGASVYSASKVANEEFPELDVSIRGAISIARRLQDPMAELVKIEPKHIGVGQYQHDLNQTKLDVALKGVVEDCVNTVGVDLNTASVSLLNYVSGISNRVAKNIVEYREEVGKFKNRKQLLKVKGLGDKTFVQCAGFLRIPDGENPLDNTGVHPESYEIAEAILERSALDDAFAKTLAEELNVGLPTLKDIIKELKKPGRDPREDMPKPIFRVDVLNMEDLKPDMILTGTVRNVVDFGAFVDIGVKQDGLVHISKLSDNYVKHPMEVVKVGDIVKVKVLDVDVSKGKISLSMKDV